Proteins from a genomic interval of Tenacibaculum sp. SZ-18:
- a CDS encoding BlaI/MecI/CopY family transcriptional regulator, with the protein MQLSKTEEQLMQLLWKLKKGFMKDILSEFPEPKPATTTVATLLKRMRDKGFIDYKLYGKSREYYPLVKKSDYFSKHVNGLIKNFFNDSASQFASFFTKETDLSVIELEELRKIIDNQIKEQKK; encoded by the coding sequence ATGCAGTTAAGTAAAACCGAAGAACAATTAATGCAATTATTATGGAAACTAAAGAAAGGTTTTATGAAAGATATCCTTTCAGAATTTCCAGAACCAAAACCAGCAACAACGACTGTCGCAACTCTTTTAAAAAGAATGCGAGATAAAGGTTTTATTGACTACAAGTTGTATGGAAAGTCAAGAGAATATTATCCATTAGTTAAAAAATCAGATTATTTCTCTAAACATGTAAATGGCTTAATTAAAAATTTCTTCAACGATTCTGCAAGCCAATTTGCTTCTTTCTTCACAAAAGAGACAGATTTATCTGTAATTGAACTTGAAGAATTACGTAAGATTATTGACAATCAAATTAAAGAACAAAAGAAATGA